In one Streptomyces venezuelae genomic region, the following are encoded:
- a CDS encoding CpaF family protein yields the protein MSAPVDHQLVKRFRQDAGDRIAEQRRLDQVSGVTPMSGEDERHYARAVIAQILEEYARTEINAGRTPLDAETEEQYAAAVHAALFGVGRLQPLLDDPEVENIDINGCDQVFVGYADGRETKADPVAETDEELVELIQVLGAYSGLSSRPFDSANPQLDLRLPDGSRLSAVMDVTRRPALSIRRARMGKVFMSDLVGNGTLTPEIGHFLACAVRARKNIMIAGATNAGKTTLLRALANEIPPHERLVTVERALELGLDTFADLHPNVVAFEERLPNSEGQGEISMAELVRRSLRMNPSRVIVGEVLGDEIVTMLNAMSQGNDGSLSTIHANSSSEVFNRISTYALQASERLPIEASQMLVAGAVNFVVFIQRRNNYQSGGKLQRMVTSVREVNGVDGRVLSSEVFAEAPDGRVVAHAPIACMDELAAFGYRPAGQWG from the coding sequence ATGAGCGCACCCGTCGATCACCAGCTCGTCAAGCGGTTCCGGCAGGACGCCGGTGACCGCATCGCCGAGCAGCGCCGCCTCGACCAGGTCTCCGGCGTCACCCCGATGTCGGGCGAGGACGAGCGGCACTACGCCCGCGCCGTCATCGCGCAGATCCTCGAGGAGTACGCGCGCACGGAGATCAACGCCGGGCGCACCCCGCTCGACGCGGAGACCGAGGAGCAGTACGCGGCCGCGGTGCACGCCGCGCTCTTCGGCGTCGGACGGCTCCAGCCGCTGCTCGACGACCCCGAGGTCGAGAACATCGACATCAACGGCTGCGACCAGGTCTTCGTCGGATACGCCGACGGCCGCGAGACCAAGGCCGACCCCGTCGCCGAGACCGACGAGGAGCTCGTCGAGCTCATCCAGGTGCTCGGCGCGTACTCCGGCCTGTCGTCCCGCCCCTTCGACTCCGCCAACCCGCAGCTCGACCTGCGCCTGCCCGACGGCTCGCGTCTGTCCGCGGTCATGGACGTCACGCGCCGCCCGGCCCTGTCCATCCGCCGCGCGCGCATGGGCAAGGTCTTCATGTCCGACCTCGTCGGGAACGGCACGCTGACCCCCGAGATCGGGCACTTCCTGGCCTGCGCCGTCCGCGCCCGCAAGAACATCATGATCGCGGGCGCGACCAACGCGGGAAAGACGACGCTGCTGCGCGCCCTCGCCAACGAGATCCCGCCGCACGAGCGCCTCGTCACCGTCGAACGCGCCCTGGAGCTCGGCCTCGACACCTTCGCCGACCTGCACCCCAACGTCGTCGCCTTCGAGGAGCGCCTGCCCAACTCCGAGGGCCAGGGCGAGATCTCGATGGCCGAGCTGGTCCGCAGGTCGCTGCGCATGAACCCGTCCCGCGTCATCGTCGGCGAGGTGCTCGGCGACGAGATCGTCACCATGCTCAACGCGATGTCGCAGGGCAACGACGGCTCGCTCTCCACGATCCACGCCAACAGCTCCAGCGAGGTCTTCAACCGCATCTCGACGTACGCGCTGCAGGCCTCCGAGCGGCTCCCCATCGAGGCGAGCCAGATGCTCGTCGCGGGCGCCGTCAACTTCGTCGTCTTCATCCAGCGGCGCAACAACTACCAGTCCGGCGGCAAGCTCCAGCGCATGGTGACCTCCGTCCGTGAGGTCAACGGCGTCGACGGCCGCGTCCTGTCCAGCGAGGTCTTCGCGGAGGCCCCCGACGGACGGGTCGTCGCCCACGCGCCGATCGCCTGCATGGACGAGCTGGCCGCGTTCGGCTACCGCCCCGCCGGGCAATGGGGGTGA
- a CDS encoding S1 family peptidase, translating into MRTPTRKSSMAAGIAATGAALAMLATSAPAAHAIIGGTEVPNDAYPFMTAVLEKGPGGARDRQFCGASLVTPDTAVTAAHCLVDDAGKPVQPKTLQVAVGRTVLSSRQGQIRDIAKGGVVVHPRYLKGKEAYDVAFLQLKKPVRGISPVALPTQGTDALIRPGQKATVAGWGNTDTELTHTPDRLRQVKVPILSHAECGTSYKEYDAKVNFCAGVETKDSCQGDSGGPVFRKVPGREAPILIGVVSYGDGCGAQGAPGVYTSLSSSKLWKTLDESAAGKKVKRALKRR; encoded by the coding sequence ATGAGAACCCCCACACGCAAGTCCTCCATGGCCGCCGGTATCGCCGCGACCGGCGCGGCGCTGGCGATGCTCGCCACGTCGGCCCCCGCGGCGCACGCCATCATCGGCGGCACCGAAGTCCCCAACGACGCCTACCCGTTCATGACGGCGGTCCTGGAGAAGGGCCCGGGCGGCGCCCGCGACCGTCAGTTCTGCGGCGCGAGCCTGGTCACCCCCGACACGGCGGTGACGGCGGCGCACTGCCTGGTCGACGACGCGGGCAAGCCGGTGCAGCCGAAGACGCTCCAGGTGGCCGTGGGCCGCACGGTCCTGTCCTCGCGGCAGGGCCAGATACGCGACATCGCCAAGGGCGGCGTGGTCGTGCACCCCCGCTACCTCAAGGGCAAGGAGGCATACGACGTCGCCTTCCTGCAGCTGAAGAAGCCGGTGCGCGGCATCTCGCCCGTGGCGCTCCCCACGCAGGGGACGGACGCGCTGATCCGCCCGGGTCAGAAGGCGACGGTCGCGGGCTGGGGCAACACGGACACGGAACTGACGCACACGCCCGACCGCCTGCGTCAGGTGAAGGTGCCGATCCTCTCCCACGCGGAGTGCGGAACGAGCTACAAGGAGTACGACGCGAAGGTCAACTTCTGCGCGGGCGTCGAGACGAAGGACTCCTGCCAGGGCGACAGCGGCGGCCCCGTCTTCCGCAAGGTCCCCGGCCGCGAGGCCCCGATCCTCATCGGCGTCGTCTCCTACGGCGACGGCTGCGGCGCGCAGGGCGCCCCCGGCGTCTACACGTCCCTCAGCTCGTCGAAGCTGTGGAAGACGCTGGACGAGTCGGCGGCGGGGAAGAAGGTCAAGCGGGCGCTGAAGCGGCGCTGA